One region of Triticum aestivum cultivar Chinese Spring chromosome 6B, IWGSC CS RefSeq v2.1, whole genome shotgun sequence genomic DNA includes:
- the LOC123134858 gene encoding uncharacterized protein — MATATARRPSGPVLSIPSYRSASPTRVKLPAGGATRSPGKSVSVSSSSSAPAGAASKSRRSCMCSPTNHPGSFRCSLHKDRKQAAPSCNSKPGCPPSIGSAGSKQMGSALVRLVPMESGHWARRALAPSPAAQRKRVGGLRLRPSRLSAVSMAGDRAGDNHR; from the coding sequence atggcgacggcgacggcgaggcggcccaGCGGCCCGGTCCTGTCGATTCCCAGCTACCGCTCCGCCTCGCCCACCCGCGTCAAGCTCCCCGCCGGTGGCGCTACACGCTCGCCGGGCAAGTCCGTCAGCGTTTCGTCCTCCTCCTCTGCCCCTGCCGGTGCCGCCAGCAAGAGCCGTCGGTCCTGCATGTGCTCCCCGACGAACCACCCGGGCTCTTTCCGGTGCAGCCTCCACAAAGACCGCAAGCAGGCGGCTCCATCTTGCAACAGCAAGCCCGGCTGCCCGCCGTCCATCGGCAGCGCCGGCTCGAAGCAGATGGGCAGCGCATTGGTGCGGCTTGTCCCCATGGAGAGTGGGCACTGGGCACGCAGGGCGCTCGCGCCGTCCCCCGCAGCGCAGCGGAAACGCGTGGGCGGGTTGCGCCTCCGTCCGAGCAGGCTCTCCGCTGTGTCCATGGCCGGCGACCGCGCCGGCGACAACCACCGGTAG
- the LOC123139619 gene encoding proline-rich receptor-like protein kinase PERK2, translating to MPPSPHLSVYSPKPPKSPSKIQLLHHSNLPLIATATATRPSGPVLSTPSYRSASPTRVKLATGSATRSPGKSVSVSSPPSTRSRRSSCMCSPTNHPGSFRCSLHKERKQAAPAGSSTRPASPPSPPSTSKSTGGALARLVPIGSGHWARRALAPSPAAQQSLQHRRRAGGFRPRPSRLSAVSTAGDSQ from the coding sequence ATGCCGCCCAGCCCGCACCTCTCAGTCTACTCTCCAAAACCACCAAAATCTCCATCCAAGATCCAACTGCTCCACCACTCCAATCTCCCTCTCATAGCGACGGCCACCGCGACTCGGCCCAGCGGCCCGGTACTGTCGACCCCGAGCTACCGCTCCGCCTCGCCCACCCGCGTCAAGCTCGCCACCGGCAGCGCCACCCGCTCGCCGGGCAAGTCCGTCAGCGTCTCGTCCCCGCCCTCCACCAGGAGCCGTCGGTCCTCCTGCATGTGCTCCCCGACGAACCACCCGGGCTCCTTCCGCTGCAGCCTCCACAAGGAGCGCAAGCAGGCGGCCCCCGCCGGCAGCAGCACCAGGCCCGCCTCCCCGCCTTCCCCGCCGTCCACCTCGAAGAGCACGGGCGGCGCGCTGGCGCGGCTCGTCCCCATAGGGAGCGGGCACTGGGCACGCAGGGCGCTCGCGCCGTCCCCCGCGGCGCAGCAGTCGCTGCAGCACCGGAGGCGCGCGGGCGGATTCCGTCCCCGACCGAGCCGGCTCTCCGCCGTGTCCACGGCCGGCGACAGCCAGTAA